A stretch of the Candidatus Polarisedimenticolia bacterium genome encodes the following:
- a CDS encoding tetratricopeptide repeat protein — protein sequence MRSASEFQPLTKRRLIASLVACLVTAALARGTVHAASARSQNEEGNRLYRQKQYDEAMKKYTEAQIQAPDSPQLHYNLGNVLFRQGEVDKAREEYRRALAAAQATLDPMALYNLGNTFFSQQQFPEAIS from the coding sequence ATGAGATCCGCCAGCGAATTCCAACCGTTGACGAAGAGGCGCCTGATCGCCTCCCTGGTCGCCTGCCTCGTGACGGCGGCGCTCGCACGCGGCACGGTTCACGCCGCCTCGGCCCGGTCGCAGAACGAGGAAGGAAACCGGCTCTACCGCCAGAAGCAGTACGACGAGGCGATGAAGAAATACACCGAAGCGCAGATCCAGGCGCCCGATTCGCCGCAGCTCCATTACAACCTGGGGAATGTTCTCTTTCGTCAGGGGGAGGTGGACAAGGCGCGTGAGGAGTACCGCCGCGCCCTGGCGGCGGCGCAAGCCACCCTCGATCCGATGGCGCTGTACAACCTGGGCAATACCTTCTTCAGCCAGCAGCAGTTCCCCGAGGCGATCTCC
- a CDS encoding VWA domain-containing protein → MPFAEPRALLLLLLVPLLGIGLGLLRWRRRQLLRRLGREDLITMLVAAPGPLRWATRLALLLLGVTFLSLALARPQWGRKLEEVRRRGVDVMIALDVSSSMLAEDVKPSRLARSREEVASLLDSLEGDRVGLVAFAGEASVVCPLTLDYAAVRVFLDVLDPGLLPVPGTAVAEAIKKTTEAFESKERRYKVLVIITDGESHEGNALAAAKEAAGQGVVIYTLGAGTGAGSPIPVRGENGAVTGYKQDRKGRVVTSRLDPVSLAEIAEAAGGRYLPITPEGREIREIQERIARMDQREIGSRFITTREEQYQLPLAAAVGALILEAGIGARLFPRRRSGV, encoded by the coding sequence ATGCCCTTCGCCGAGCCCCGCGCCCTCCTGCTCCTGCTGCTGGTCCCTTTGCTGGGGATCGGCCTCGGGCTGTTGCGCTGGCGCCGCCGGCAGCTGCTGCGCCGCCTGGGACGCGAGGACCTGATCACGATGCTGGTCGCCGCGCCCGGGCCGCTGCGCTGGGCCACCCGCCTGGCGTTGCTTCTGCTCGGGGTGACGTTCCTGTCGTTGGCGCTGGCGCGCCCGCAGTGGGGACGCAAGCTGGAAGAGGTGAGGCGGCGCGGGGTCGACGTCATGATCGCGCTCGACGTCTCCAGCTCCATGCTCGCCGAGGACGTCAAGCCCAGCCGCCTCGCGCGCTCGCGTGAGGAGGTGGCTTCTCTGCTCGACTCCCTGGAGGGGGACCGGGTCGGGCTGGTGGCTTTCGCGGGCGAGGCCTCGGTGGTCTGTCCCTTGACCCTCGATTACGCCGCCGTGAGGGTCTTCCTCGATGTCCTGGATCCCGGCCTGCTGCCGGTCCCGGGGACGGCGGTCGCCGAGGCGATCAAGAAGACGACGGAGGCCTTCGAAAGCAAGGAGCGGCGCTACAAGGTTCTGGTCATCATCACCGACGGGGAGAGCCACGAGGGAAACGCCCTGGCGGCCGCCAAGGAAGCGGCGGGCCAGGGAGTGGTGATTTATACTCTCGGAGCAGGCACCGGGGCCGGCTCTCCCATCCCGGTCCGGGGAGAAAACGGCGCCGTGACCGGCTACAAGCAGGACCGCAAGGGGCGCGTCGTCACCTCCCGGCTGGATCCGGTGAGCCTGGCCGAGATCGCCGAGGCGGCCGGCGGGCGCTACCTGCCGATCACCCCGGAAGGGCGCGAGATCCGCGAGATCCAGGAGCGCATCGCGCGCATGGATCAGCGCGAGATTGGCTCGCGCTTCATCACCACGCGCGAGGAGCAGTACCAGCTGCCGCTGGCCGCCGCCGTCGGCGCGCTGATTCTCGAGGCCGGCATCGGCGCGCGGCTTTTCCCGCGCAGGAGGTCGGGCGTATGA
- a CDS encoding VWA domain-containing protein, translated as MIWQLKSPHALYLLLALPVLLGLYIYLQRRGRSSLKYSDLSFFARIRPAWSLRLRHLPFALRMTCLALLCVALARPQSGFTEEEILTDGIDIVVALDNSGSMAGEDFKPKNRLHVAKETVARFIQGRHNDRIGLVTFAERSYTRCPLTLDYGVLMSLLSNIQLAPRTEDGTAIGMGLATAVNRLKDSHAKSRVIVLLTDGRNNRGAIDPATGAALAQALGIKIYTIGVGTQGEAPYPVEDPVFGKRYVYLPADIDEESLKSIASSTDGLYFRATDTRSLIEIFQRIDRMEKTTMKVKQYTRFRELFPFFLIPGAIVFLGEVILANSRLRRLP; from the coding sequence ATGATCTGGCAGCTCAAGTCGCCCCACGCACTCTATCTGCTGCTGGCGCTGCCGGTGCTGCTGGGGCTCTACATCTATCTTCAACGCCGCGGCCGCTCCTCGCTGAAGTACTCCGATCTGAGCTTCTTCGCCCGCATCCGACCCGCCTGGAGCCTGCGGCTGCGCCACCTTCCCTTCGCCCTGCGCATGACCTGCCTGGCGCTGCTGTGCGTGGCGCTGGCGCGTCCGCAGTCGGGCTTCACGGAGGAGGAGATCCTCACCGACGGCATCGACATCGTCGTGGCCCTGGACAACTCGGGGAGCATGGCGGGAGAGGACTTCAAGCCGAAGAACCGGCTGCACGTGGCCAAGGAGACGGTGGCGCGCTTCATCCAGGGGCGGCACAACGATCGCATCGGCCTGGTGACCTTCGCCGAGCGCAGCTACACCCGCTGCCCCCTGACGCTCGATTACGGAGTGCTCATGTCGCTGCTGTCCAATATCCAGCTGGCACCGCGTACGGAGGACGGCACCGCCATCGGCATGGGCCTGGCCACCGCCGTGAACCGCCTCAAAGACTCGCACGCCAAGAGCCGGGTCATCGTTCTGCTGACCGACGGGCGCAACAACCGCGGGGCGATCGATCCGGCCACCGGGGCGGCCCTGGCCCAGGCCCTCGGCATCAAGATCTATACCATCGGCGTCGGTACGCAAGGGGAGGCACCCTATCCGGTGGAAGATCCGGTGTTCGGCAAGCGCTACGTCTACCTGCCCGCCGACATCGACGAGGAGAGCCTCAAGTCGATCGCCTCCTCCACCGACGGCCTCTACTTCCGCGCCACCGACACCCGCAGCCTGATCGAGATCTTCCAGAGAATCGACCGGATGGAGAAGACCACGATGAAGGTGAAGCAGTACACCCGCTTCCGCGAGCTGTTTCCTTTCTTCCTCATCCCGGGAGCGATCGTGTTCCTGGGGGAGGTGATCCTGGCGAACAGCCGCCTGCGGCGTCTGCCCTAG
- a CDS encoding LPXTG cell wall anchor domain-containing protein — translation EDSKLVLETVARTGKEGEQDKDLFEFQAQGFETGSLRVPAFQVAWRRSDDPSRSGTATSEPVPVEIVSVLRSPKDAPADLKPPAEIPAPPFPWTLVILGAAALLALIAGLIWWRRRRKPAPVIEAAPSVPAIPAHEWAYQELQRLLAGPLLRAGKIKEFHVELAEIVKRYLTLRFGFETLERTSEEVVADLTRFRIGAEPLAAAREFFVHTDLVKFARYRPAEDEIRRSVDRAYRLVDLTKLVETPAEGAPAANPAEAPVQSVG, via the coding sequence ATGAAGACTCCAAGCTGGTCCTGGAGACAGTGGCGCGCACCGGCAAGGAAGGGGAGCAGGACAAGGACCTTTTCGAGTTCCAGGCCCAGGGCTTCGAGACCGGAAGCCTCCGTGTGCCGGCGTTTCAGGTCGCCTGGCGGCGGTCGGACGATCCGTCCAGGAGCGGCACGGCCACCTCCGAGCCGGTGCCCGTCGAGATCGTCTCGGTCCTGCGGAGCCCGAAAGATGCCCCGGCGGATCTGAAGCCGCCCGCGGAGATCCCGGCGCCTCCTTTCCCGTGGACCCTGGTGATCCTGGGAGCGGCTGCGCTGCTGGCCCTGATTGCCGGATTGATCTGGTGGAGACGCCGGCGCAAGCCCGCCCCCGTGATCGAGGCCGCCCCGAGCGTGCCGGCCATCCCGGCGCACGAATGGGCCTACCAGGAGCTGCAGCGTCTCCTGGCCGGACCGTTGCTCCGCGCCGGCAAGATCAAGGAGTTCCACGTGGAGCTGGCCGAGATCGTCAAGCGCTACCTGACGCTGCGCTTCGGCTTCGAGACGCTGGAGCGCACCAGCGAGGAAGTCGTCGCCGACCTGACGCGCTTCCGGATTGGCGCGGAGCCGCTGGCCGCGGCGCGCGAGTTCTTCGTCCACACCGACCTGGTCAAGTTCGCCAGGTACCGGCCGGCGGAGGACGAGATCCGGCGCAGCGTCGACCGGGCCTACCGCCTGGTGGATCTGACGAAGCTGGTGGAGACACCGGCGGAAGGCGCGCCTGCTGCCAATCCGGCCGAGGCGCCGGTGCAGAGCGTCGGATGA